In the Pecten maximus chromosome 5, xPecMax1.1, whole genome shotgun sequence genome, TTCAAGTTACATATAAGGGTACCTTGAAAACTTATCCTTGAAGATGTAAAAAGATCATTCACAAAGAAAGGGAATAAGAGGACATTCATTCAAAGTATTTGCACAACAATCTAGAATAAAACATGCGTAAGAATTTTTTTGCCTTGTGCATTGTAAAAATATGGAACAATCTTCTGGAAAATGTGGTATTAGCACCTTTATAAAAAGACTTGCTAAGTACTGGGAGAACCAGGATCTCCTATATAATAATAGGTCCGAGATACATAAAAATAATGCAAGTAACGtcataattatctatattttcaattaattcaaTGTCATGACATTGAGTCCAGTGAAGAGAATTTTAATTAATCCTATATTATAAGAAACAGCAACTTTAGATTTCCTTGCCCATTATGCAAAATATTTGAACGTGAAAgtctttacttgtttcatatatgAAGTTGATACCCGCTAAAATTGATTCAATCAATCCAATAGATCCTACATATCTACTAGTGTCTTCTTGTGTGGTGTAAATTGATTTCATCTGCATGTAAAAGTTGTGAAACTGAATGGTACAGGAGTGGTGACAGCACACATATGTATGTTAATGTTATTCTTCCAACATGTTGTGTAGGGAATGGCTGGTGGATTGTGTGAGTATTGTGCCTCAAGAAACATTGTGGAATCAGAAGCAAAAGGATGTTCTAAATCCcttgtaagtatatatatgtggtaGCTAACGTAAGTATATGTATTTGGTAGCTAACTTCCAGGATTGTTCTGGATGGAAAATTTGGTCTAGCCACAATCATGAGCATTGTCTAATTATTTTGCACAACTGTAAGGaagataatatctatattgataaATAGGAATCTGTATTCAATTAATACTGGTAtggtatttataaaaaaaatccctcTTGATGATGACAGTgtccatttttagctcacctggaccgaaggtccggtgagctttTATATGTCGTGGTGCggtgtctgtccgtccgtcaacatttgcttcaaatcgctacttgtaaaaaaattctttttggattttgaccgaatttggtcagaaacaaggggccagagggacggggcccaataggggaaatttagacaattcctttaaatcgctactagttataaagtattgattggattttgaccaaatttggtcagaaacatcctaggcagaaggggatcagattttacataaacggtgaggctgaccccccccccccccaggggccagAGCCCAATAGCGcaaattgaggcaattcctttaaatcgctactagtcataaagttatgaatggatttcaacaaaatttagtctgaaagatccttgggggaagggaaataGATTTTGCATTCATGACGATTCttacccccaaggggccagagaggcagggtcaaataggggaaaaagaggtaattacttttaaatcgctactagtcataaagttatgaatggatttcaacaaaatttagtctgaaagatccttgggggaagtggaatagattttgcattaatggcgATTCTGACACCCAAGAGGCcagagggacggggcccaataggggaaattgaggcaattcctttaaatctctgCTTGTCATAAAGTACTTATTGgatttttgaccaaatttgatcagaaacatccttgggggaaggggatcagattttgcataaatggtgtctctgacccccaaggggccagaagggtggggcccaatcggtgaaattgaggcaattcctttaaatcgttaccaGTCATAATGtaatgaattgatttgaacccaatttgctcATAAACATCCTTGGAGcaagggaaacagattttgcataaatgttgaTTATGATTCCCAATGGGGCTAAAGGGGCTTGGCCCAATAGGCGAAAAagaggtaatttcttttttaattgctactagtcataaagttaagaatggatttgaaccaaatttagtcagaagcatccttctggggaaaggggaacagattttgcattaatggttgctgtgaccctccatcccataatTTAACCAGGTATAGCATCGCTGGAtgttaagggataaacacaatttttatccaaaaataggcccaagggtctatccccaccctaagggacttagtttctttaaacacaatcatgacgtAAAAACAATCCCTGAGGTCTTTTCACACCCTTAAAGAGACTGGACTTTGTTATTTcattaaagcagttgggatccccacactataaccatatattgCATTGTtcgagattgacaaataaagctACGTATTAACGtattgaacattattttgacagtTAATAGCTACGTATTAACGtattgaacattattttgacagtTGGTCAAATCcagccaggtgagcgatacaggccccatgggcctcttgtttcctCTGGGcctattgttttaaaaaaattctagcaatgaaaataaaaggATAGAGTTTTAAGTGTCCATTATATAGGCTTCACAGTGCACACTTCACATTGCATATTGTACAGCCTTGCAGATTGCCTGTTGAAATCTATTGCTTGTTTAAGTGATATACTGTTATTCAAAAGGTTATCCATTGCAGGTTATCAAAATATTACTCattgtttcatatttgtttGCCAACCTCTTGAAATACATACTTGAAAAGTGTGCACATTAAAAAGAATTAAGCCTCATAAAAACTTATACCCTAACACAGCATTTTTACACTCTCTATCGATAAAACCATACCTTTTTTTAAGTCTTCATAAAAAGAACGTGTATTGATTGTGAAATGAGATGAATTCACTTCTGTTTCGCTAAACATGATACATTCTGGATAATTATATAGATGGCAGACTTCCCCACTTCAGACCAagaagtattatatatataacaagaaaCTTGTTGTTTTCAGAGCTCATAATTAAGTTTTCACAAGATAACTGTTATTTGCTGAATGGCATTTTAAAAGAATTCCCCCCCTTTCATTTCAGGTGATTGGCAATTTTGTGCTGAGCTTTGTTGCTTTGGGACAGTGTGTGATTGCTTCAGGGTTTGCTGGTAGTACTTACAGCACCTGTACAGAGGATCCTGGTCCAGCGCCGGACAAGGACTCCTGGTTTACCATTGACTTCAGACAATGTGTTTCCTATAGATCTGAAATCAAAACATCTGCAATCTTCCTTATTCTGTTTGGAATTGCACTTGCAGTTATGTCAGTGACTTCAATTGTTGTTTATTGCATGTACAAAACTTCCTTCGGTGTATTTAATCAGCAACAGATGTTGTTACAGGTGGAAAGAGATGTTGGAGCTATACAGCACATATTTAATCTGCAGTCACAGTATCCAGACAGGAATGCATGTGGTATAGAAGATCTGCAACAAATGCAAAGCTACATCACTGAAATACAGACAAAGTTGACAGAGGCAGCAGCTGTCCCTCAGAGACGGGGAGTTGGTGCACCCATCATTCTGATGAACCTACAGTCACAAGTGACAATTCTACAGCAGACACTCAACACACTCATTCAGATGTCAAGTCAACCACAACAACCTGTGCAACCCTTTCAACCACAGCCCATGGGTCATGGTTACCCTGGATACCCTGGCTACCCTATGGGAGGTCAGGGGCAACCAATATCCTATCCACATGGTCAAGGTCAACCTGTGCCTTATtcacaaggtcaaggtcaaccgGTTCCTTATtcacaaggtcaaggtcaacctGTTCCTTATTCACAAGGTCAAGCTATGTATTACAACCAAGGTGATCAAGTGCAAGCTCCACTTATGAATTACCCTcaggaaggtcaaggtcatcatccACAAAACAATCAAGCAGGGAGTCAGCTTCCTCCATCATATGAAACTGTAATGGCTAAAGAGCATGATGTTGAGACAGAGAAGAATTGGGTGTAGGAGGAATGGTTTACTTTTGTTTATggtacaaacaaatatataactcTATCTAAAGTGTAAAATATcccatacatgtaatatatttgttacTAGGCACAATTGTGTAATCTTGCCATTAAAATTGTATAATAGATAAGTATTTTAAGaatgtaaaattttaattcAGAATTCAAATATATTACTTTTGTCTGaagaggtatatatatatatttatcacataatcgGTCTGTTATCTGGTGAATTGGGccatgtaatatttttgcatatatGTCACTAGACTTTAACTAAGTGTAATATTTCCTATTCCCTGGAATGTTTTTCATTGACTGTGCCAGTCAGAAATTGACCGCTTCCATTTGATTGCTGCACTTtatttttttagctcacctggtatGAAGGACAAAGGTGACCTTATGCCATAATTAAACAAACTGGGCACAAAgtgggctgaggggcggggccacaAGGGAGCAATTTGGCTGTATTGCTATAAACACTTTCTTGTCTTGaattaagcaatggatatcactcatatttgattGGTAGAATCCTTAGGTGGTGGAGATTCAGAATTGTACAATTAGTAGGGCTGATCTGCTAGGGGTGAGTGGTAGGTCCAAAAAAGCTAAATTACAGATTGTGAACAAATTTGGCCTGAAGCATTGTTGTTGGCAAATGGGAGTTCACATAAATTTGTTCATGAAAATATCCTAGGCCCCCCCCAGCTTCAAGAGTCTTGAAATATACAACTCGGATAGctatgatatttcatttttatcgtGGCATATAGGTTTTAAATTGTTCAATTCAGTCCCCTTGTTCAGTATATGGTGCCAGCCCCTGgggattttgaagaatttgagATCCCCAacccataactatatatagcattgccTGGCATCCAGACATAAACACAAAAATAGGCAGTGGGGTCTTTCTTCACCCCTAAGAACTTATATTTtctttggttatatttttgaaaccattgagatcccgACCCCGTTCAAAGATCTGATATGAAATTAAAGCTCATTTAAGATcctaaatataatatttccattctatgtacatatatctgtatagctTACCGCAGTCCTTATATGACCATAGCTGCTGATAAGATATTGAATAACATGAACCAAACTTTTTAGCTTACCCAGAGGTTGTTAATCTCTAATGTATGCATTTTGTAAAAGAGATGATAAAAAAGTATCTAGCACTACAGTTGATTCGttagcaaaacaaaacaatatgttgTACATAACATTACATTCAGCTGTACATGTTAATGCCTGATACAGTATATTTGTGAAATAAGCTGGTTTGCATGCAATAAGCTTTATAACTACtagttatatatagatcttTCATATAGGAGCACATTCAACATCAGCATGCATTCTTTTAAATTTAAGTCTAATGGCTTAAACATCTTTCATCAAACATCTAATCCACCAGtctgataatttgtttttaaattgtgTGATATTGCATCCATAGTGCTGCTTGTAATGAAAAGGTAATAATTACTTTTAATATGTAGATATTACAAAATGATGTGCGACAATTAAAAAAGTTGTATTCCCCACAATATTACTTCAGACTTTATGAGAGTTGATATGTGGTGTAATAATTTCTCTTAAACATCCCAATATGTCAATTTGCTTGTTATCATTAGCTGATGTAGATTGCTGGTGATTAATAATATAGGAAGATTTACCATAAATTTCATATATTGGTTCTCTAGGTCCATAGACATATTCGATTTTGAgattgatcagaaaaacaaaaaggaaGACAGGAgaccattttggattttgactgttgaagtttgAAGGATAGAAGCAATGAAAAATCTGTTTTGATTTCTTGTAAAGTTGCTTGTGTAATGTGTGTGCAGATTGGATAAATTCTCTTTTATTGTGTCTTTACACTatacatgtttttgtatttgttgtttataGTACAGTTGTGTAAACAGGTATCTGACTATTCATGTGTTGAAATCGAACCTAACTTAAAGTGAGCTGTCATATAATTTTTACCTCACCTGGCCTAAAGGGCCAAGGGAGCTTACACTTAGGTATGGGATCTATCATCCGTCCGGCATCAACTTTTTAATGTAGAGCCTCTTCTCACTAACCAAGATTCTCAtagtcatgatatttggctgatAGGTTCCTTTGATGAGGCCCGACAATGTTTGTGAagagaaatgaccttgacccatattgaAGGTCACAAGggtaaatttttttaaacattcaaaaGACTTCTGGTTAAGCAAAAGGCCAAGAATCGTGATACCTGGCTGGTTAGTTCATATGATGGAGCCACACAAAGTTTGCAAAAACTATactcaaggtcacagaggtcaaatttgTTCAAACATATGACATTCTTTTTATGAAAGGAAAGGCAGAGAATCATCCAACAAGTGAATACTAGATGAGTGATACAGGAACTCGGGGtcgatttttagctcacctggcccgaagggccggtgagcttatgccatggtgcagcgtccgtcgtccggcgtccgtcaactttttctttaaattgctactagtcctaaagtattgaatggattttcacaaaatttggtcaggaacatccttgggggaaggggaacagagtttgtatatgtttttactctgaacccccaggggcctgaggggcggggccaaataggggaaatagggttattcctttaaatcgctactagtcataaagttatgaatgaatttgaaccaaatttggtcaggaacatccttgggggaaggggaacagagtttgtatacattttcactctgaacccccaggggcctgaggggcggggccaaataggggaaatagggttaatcctttaaatcgctactagtcataaagttatgaatgaatttgaaccaaatttggtcaggaatatccttggcagaaggggaacagagtttgtatacatttttactctgaacccccaggggcctgaggggcggggccaaataggggaaatagggttattcctttaaatcg is a window encoding:
- the LOC117327832 gene encoding uncharacterized protein LOC117327832, with amino-acid sequence MSTAKAEFQTFKQQKAVKDDSLRQERVKGAKCLHYVGILMLIASLGLLITSSVFMDLVNKSENMHLGSIPIGLFAAVLGMAGGLCEYCASRNIVESEAKGCSKSLVIGNFVLSFVALGQCVIASGFAGSTYSTCTEDPGPAPDKDSWFTIDFRQCVSYRSEIKTSAIFLILFGIALAVMSVTSIVVYCMYKTSFGVFNQQQMLLQVERDVGAIQHIFNLQSQYPDRNACGIEDLQQMQSYITEIQTKLTEAAAVPQRRGVGAPIILMNLQSQVTILQQTLNTLIQMSSQPQQPVQPFQPQPMGHGYPGYPGYPMGGQGQPISYPHGQGQPVPYSQGQGQPVPYSQGQGQPVPYSQGQAMYYNQGDQVQAPLMNYPQEGQGHHPQNNQAGSQLPPSYETVMAKEHDVETEKNWV